The Enterococcus sp. 7F3_DIV0205 genome has a window encoding:
- a CDS encoding YccF domain-containing protein, translating into MGCLGNIIWFIFGGFFGGLTWLLAGILWCITIVGIPIGLQCFKLAGLSFWPFGKKVVYSTSTTSFLVNILWLVFSGFWLAVGHCVSGIILCVTVIGIPFGMQSFKLAKLALMPFGAQVVPTNSIYME; encoded by the coding sequence ATGGGTTGTCTAGGAAATATTATTTGGTTCATTTTTGGTGGTTTTTTTGGTGGATTGACTTGGCTTTTAGCAGGAATTCTGTGGTGTATTACGATCGTTGGGATTCCGATTGGACTGCAGTGTTTCAAACTAGCAGGTTTAAGTTTTTGGCCCTTCGGTAAAAAAGTTGTGTACAGCACAAGTACGACCTCATTCTTAGTAAACATTCTTTGGCTAGTATTCAGTGGATTTTGGTTGGCAGTAGGACATTGTGTCAGCGGAATTATTTTATGTGTAACGGTCATTGGAATACCATTTGGGATGCAGTCGTTTAAATTGGCTAAATTGGCATTGATGCCGTTTGGTGCACAAGTCGTTCCTACGAACAGTATTTATATGGAATAA
- a CDS encoding zinc ABC transporter substrate-binding protein AdcA, giving the protein MKKKLRLISVGLFLLGIILTACTKPKTETKENKDQKQLTIVTSFYPMYEFTRNIVGDGGEVTLMVPAGTEAHDYEPSAKDIAKLQDADAFVYNSEYMETWVPKMEKSLKNVTSIKASEGMVLLPGSDDHDHSAEGNHDGHSHDYDPHVWLSPFRAIKEVETIRDELSKHFPEKKTTFTKNAADYIEQLTELNELYEKKLTNAKQKNFITQHTAFSYLALDYNLKQVPIAGISPDQEPQPSRIAELKKLVEETGINYIYFEENANDRVAKTLANETGVELLVLNPLEGLTNEDMKAGKTYISVMKENLEALIKSTEVTPKKELTEATVNKTVSNGYFDDKDVKDRELSDYAGEWQSVFPYLEEGMFDQVFDYKEKRTKKMTAEEYKDYYQKGYQTDVDRIDISKDTMTFIVGDKQYSSKYKYVGKEILTYKAGNRGVRYLFEATEDTPYKYVQFSDHGIAPSKAAHFHIYFGDESQQKLLEEMDNWPTYYPVGMTGFDIAQEMLAH; this is encoded by the coding sequence ATGAAAAAGAAGTTACGACTTATTAGCGTAGGGCTATTTTTACTAGGAATTATTTTAACAGCTTGTACCAAACCAAAAACGGAGACAAAAGAGAATAAAGATCAAAAACAATTAACGATTGTCACTTCTTTTTATCCGATGTATGAATTTACTAGAAATATCGTTGGTGACGGTGGTGAGGTTACGTTAATGGTTCCAGCAGGAACAGAAGCGCATGATTACGAACCTTCTGCAAAGGACATCGCCAAATTACAAGATGCGGATGCCTTTGTTTATAATAGTGAATATATGGAGACTTGGGTACCTAAGATGGAAAAATCACTAAAGAATGTGACGAGTATCAAGGCAAGTGAAGGGATGGTTCTTTTACCTGGGAGTGATGATCACGATCATTCAGCAGAGGGAAATCACGACGGGCATTCTCATGACTATGATCCTCATGTATGGTTAAGTCCATTTCGAGCAATCAAAGAAGTTGAAACAATCAGAGATGAATTGAGTAAGCATTTCCCAGAGAAAAAAACGACATTTACTAAAAATGCGGCAGATTATATCGAACAATTAACGGAGCTTAATGAACTGTATGAGAAAAAGTTGACGAATGCTAAACAAAAAAATTTTATTACCCAACATACAGCTTTTTCTTATTTAGCTTTAGATTATAACTTAAAACAGGTACCAATTGCAGGAATTTCTCCCGATCAAGAACCGCAGCCTTCTCGGATTGCAGAACTGAAAAAACTAGTGGAAGAAACAGGGATCAACTATATTTATTTTGAAGAAAATGCAAATGACCGAGTAGCGAAAACCTTAGCAAACGAGACAGGTGTTGAATTACTTGTTTTAAATCCGTTAGAAGGTCTTACAAATGAGGATATGAAAGCAGGCAAAACGTATATTAGTGTGATGAAAGAGAATTTAGAAGCACTGATAAAATCAACAGAAGTTACGCCTAAAAAAGAACTAACTGAAGCTACTGTAAACAAGACGGTTTCAAATGGCTATTTTGACGACAAGGATGTTAAAGACCGTGAGCTTTCTGATTATGCTGGTGAGTGGCAATCGGTGTTTCCTTATTTAGAAGAGGGCATGTTTGACCAAGTATTTGACTATAAAGAAAAACGAACGAAAAAAATGACGGCAGAAGAATACAAAGACTATTATCAGAAAGGGTATCAAACAGACGTAGATCGAATTGATATCAGTAAGGACACCATGACTTTTATAGTAGGGGATAAACAGTACTCGTCGAAATATAAATACGTAGGAAAAGAAATCTTAACTTATAAAGCAGGAAATCGTGGAGTTCGCTATTTATTTGAAGCCACAGAAGACACGCCGTATAAGTATGTGCAATTTTCAGATCATGGGATCGCCCCTTCAAAAGCAGCACATTTCCATATCTATTTTGGTGATGAAAGTCAGCAAAAATTATTGGAAGAAATGGACAATTGGCCTACGTACTATCCTGTTGGTATGACTGGATTTGATATTGCACAAGAGATGCTGGCACATTGA
- a CDS encoding D-isomer specific 2-hydroxyacid dehydrogenase family protein, with product MSKEQKIAIVNSSSFGEIFPEHLARLEKIGVVEHFIVDSEIGGKELAELLHGYTMIIASVTPFFTAEFFQYKDELLLISRHGIGYNNIDLEAAKKHNTIVSIIPALVERDAVAENNITNLLAVLRRTVAADSSVKADQWEKRAQFVGRTLFNKTVGVIGIGNTGSCVVEALRNGFRCEVLAYDPYKSQTYIQSYGAKKVDLDTLLTSADIICLCANLTDESYHMIGETEIVKMKDGVYLSNSARGALIDEKAMIQGLRSGKIAGFGTDVLEEEPGRKNHPYLSFENVVMTPHTSAYTMECLQAMGEKCVRDVEDVAKGVLPQRAVQADSRYVS from the coding sequence ATGTCAAAAGAACAGAAAATCGCAATAGTGAATTCAAGTAGTTTTGGTGAAATTTTTCCAGAACACCTAGCTCGATTAGAAAAAATTGGAGTCGTTGAACATTTTATAGTAGACAGTGAAATTGGTGGTAAAGAGTTAGCTGAATTGCTGCATGGATACACGATGATTATTGCCAGTGTTACTCCGTTTTTTACAGCAGAATTTTTCCAATACAAAGATGAACTGCTATTAATTTCTCGTCATGGCATCGGCTACAATAACATTGATTTAGAAGCGGCGAAAAAACACAATACGATTGTTTCTATCATTCCAGCATTAGTTGAACGAGATGCTGTTGCTGAGAATAATATCACGAATTTATTAGCTGTTTTACGACGGACAGTCGCAGCAGATTCCAGCGTCAAAGCAGATCAATGGGAAAAAAGAGCCCAATTTGTTGGTCGAACATTGTTTAATAAAACAGTGGGTGTTATTGGGATTGGTAATACAGGGAGTTGCGTGGTTGAAGCATTGAGAAATGGTTTTCGTTGTGAAGTGTTAGCCTATGATCCTTATAAATCGCAAACGTATATACAAAGTTATGGGGCGAAAAAAGTTGATTTAGACACATTACTAACCTCTGCAGATATTATCTGTTTATGTGCCAATTTAACAGACGAAAGCTACCATATGATCGGTGAAACAGAAATTGTAAAAATGAAAGACGGAGTTTATCTCTCGAACAGTGCACGTGGTGCATTAATTGATGAAAAAGCAATGATTCAAGGTTTGCGTTCAGGGAAAATCGCTGGATTTGGTACAGATGTTTTAGAAGAAGAACCTGGTCGAAAAAACCATCCGTATCTCTCTTTTGAAAACGTAGTAATGACACCCCATACATCAGCTTATACGATGGAATGTTTGCAAGCGATGGGGGAAAAATGTGTTCGAGATGTGGAAGATGTTGCAAAAGGTGTTTTACCGCAACGAGCCGTTCAAGCAGATAGTCGTTATGTCAGCTAA
- a CDS encoding iron-containing alcohol dehydrogenase family protein — MLTDLKVKVGPQFYRYHEGALDTVPQLLEEYHAKRILVVHGSLSFEKAQPFLTFLSDERYRFFYHSYTGECSYYGAELIADQIKSHEIDFMIGVGGGKLADLVGYAAHLNDLNFGVIPTLASNCAPWTPLAVMYKENGVAEGKTEHFFRQAAFLMTDPRLVIDAPRDYFIAGLADTLAKWYESESILRQEKLQDEPFLELAGATAKLCQEAIMRDSVTALNAMDNRKVTPEFVHLSEIIFAVSGLVGGLGDKYARNAAAHAMHDAMSKFLSNSHDFLHGEKVAYGIFYQLALEQKWSVIDDLIPFYQDMHLPMSLEQMGLYPEDTDILQAMVQFIDSKEKVHLIPIAISEKTLHQGIEDLEKYIREQG, encoded by the coding sequence ATGTTAACAGATTTAAAAGTCAAAGTGGGACCGCAATTTTATCGTTACCATGAAGGAGCATTAGATACTGTCCCGCAATTATTGGAAGAATATCATGCTAAAAGAATTTTAGTGGTTCATGGTTCACTATCTTTTGAAAAAGCCCAGCCATTTTTAACTTTTTTGTCAGATGAGCGTTATCGATTTTTTTATCATTCTTATACAGGTGAATGCAGCTATTATGGGGCAGAGTTGATTGCAGATCAGATCAAAAGCCATGAGATCGACTTTATGATTGGTGTCGGTGGCGGTAAATTAGCTGATTTGGTCGGTTATGCAGCACATCTTAATGATTTGAATTTTGGTGTTATCCCAACTTTGGCGAGTAATTGTGCTCCTTGGACACCTTTAGCAGTGATGTATAAAGAAAATGGTGTAGCTGAAGGAAAAACAGAACATTTCTTTCGACAAGCGGCATTTTTAATGACAGATCCGCGATTGGTCATTGATGCGCCTCGCGATTATTTTATTGCAGGATTAGCCGATACCTTAGCGAAATGGTATGAATCAGAAAGTATTTTACGACAAGAAAAATTACAAGACGAACCGTTTTTAGAATTGGCTGGCGCAACGGCTAAGCTTTGTCAGGAAGCTATTATGCGTGATTCAGTCACTGCCTTGAACGCCATGGATAATAGAAAGGTAACGCCAGAATTTGTTCACCTTTCAGAAATCATTTTTGCGGTTTCAGGATTAGTCGGTGGGTTAGGTGATAAATACGCCCGAAATGCCGCTGCACATGCGATGCATGATGCAATGAGTAAGTTTTTATCAAACAGTCATGATTTCTTACATGGTGAAAAAGTCGCCTATGGTATTTTTTATCAATTAGCATTAGAACAAAAGTGGTCGGTAATTGACGACTTAATCCCTTTTTATCAAGACATGCACTTGCCTATGTCGCTAGAACAAATGGGGTTATATCCAGAAGATACAGATATTTTGCAAGCTATGGTTCAATTTATTGATTCAAAAGAAAAGGTTCATTTAATTCCGATCGCTATTTCTGAAAAAACGTTGCATCAAGGAATTGAAGACCTAGAAAAATATATCCGAGAACAAGGATAA
- a CDS encoding PaaI family thioesterase produces MHLLDYLNIETTELSKEKVVLTMKIEDFHKQPYGILHGGMNGILIETACSLGANEQLDETSYAVGIDLQINHLKSVPSGILTVVATADRIGQTVQVWEGKIFNASEELTAVGRCTLMSRKIEK; encoded by the coding sequence ATGCATTTATTAGACTATTTGAACATTGAAACAACTGAGCTATCTAAAGAAAAAGTAGTTCTAACCATGAAAATAGAAGATTTCCATAAACAACCTTATGGCATTTTACATGGAGGAATGAATGGTATTTTGATTGAAACAGCCTGCAGTTTAGGAGCAAATGAACAGCTGGATGAAACTTCTTATGCAGTTGGTATCGACCTTCAAATCAACCATTTAAAAAGCGTACCTAGCGGCATATTAACGGTCGTCGCAACAGCAGATCGAATTGGACAAACTGTTCAAGTTTGGGAAGGAAAAATTTTTAATGCTTCAGAGGAGTTGACAGCTGTTGGTCGTTGTACACTAATGAGCCGCAAAATTGAGAAATAA
- a CDS encoding bifunctional 4-hydroxy-2-oxoglutarate aldolase/2-dehydro-3-deoxy-phosphogluconate aldolase produces the protein MMIDVEKKELMYQTLADCKLLPLYTATDLSYLPQVEELLLRNELPFIEVTFRSDLALEAIKQLAASGKLIVGAGTVRTLQEARDATSNGAQFIVSPAIVPEVIEFCLERNIPVFPGTATPRDIQQALDFGLHVVKFFPADIYGGLKAIKSLSGPFYDVKFLPTGGIHESNFLEYVNAEEIIAVGGSFILSEKMIREDVESADEHLQQLVQLLKKAK, from the coding sequence ATGATGATAGATGTGGAAAAAAAAGAGCTAATGTACCAAACGTTAGCCGATTGCAAATTGTTGCCGCTATACACAGCAACAGATTTAAGCTACTTACCACAAGTAGAAGAACTGTTACTAAGAAATGAGCTACCGTTCATTGAAGTCACGTTTCGAAGCGACTTAGCATTGGAAGCCATCAAACAATTAGCCGCTTCTGGGAAATTAATTGTGGGTGCTGGTACTGTTCGTACGTTACAAGAAGCCAGAGATGCTACCAGTAATGGTGCTCAATTTATTGTGTCGCCAGCCATTGTTCCAGAAGTCATTGAATTTTGTTTAGAAAGAAATATTCCCGTTTTTCCTGGAACGGCTACGCCTCGGGATATTCAACAAGCATTAGACTTTGGGTTACATGTGGTGAAATTTTTCCCAGCAGATATATATGGTGGGTTAAAAGCGATTAAAAGCTTAAGTGGTCCTTTTTATGATGTGAAATTTTTGCCAACTGGTGGGATTCATGAAAGCAACTTTTTAGAGTATGTAAACGCTGAGGAAATCATAGCTGTTGGTGGCTCCTTTATTTTATCAGAGAAAATGATCCGCGAAGATGTAGAATCTGCAGACGAGCATCTTCAGCAGTTGGTACAGTTACTGAAAAAAGCGAAATAA
- a CDS encoding PTS mannose/fructose/sorbose/N-acetylgalactosamine transporter subunit IIC has protein sequence METLSVLQSLIMALWVAAIMSRWLGGGATLTLRFSPLMTGLVAGLVMGDVPKAMVVTAALQMIYMGVFSPGGSMPAEPSIAAAIAVPVALLGNLKPEAAIAVAVPVGLLGSYLYQFRFFINTFLGKYTDRAVAELNSKKIARSIIWYPTIASFILFVPLVFFALYLGAPVIADIIKALEGTVVIHVLEVVGGGLAAIGIATTVYVIGRKDFLVFFFLAYFMSIVFKSLEITMVTYAIFGVIIALIFVQVQKGKSVVTESAVSNHSSADFDDDDDYDDGF, from the coding sequence ATGGAAACTTTAAGTGTTTTACAAAGTTTGATAATGGCGCTTTGGGTAGCAGCAATTATGTCAAGATGGCTTGGAGGAGGCGCAACGTTAACGTTACGTTTTTCACCTTTAATGACTGGATTAGTTGCTGGTTTAGTGATGGGGGATGTGCCAAAAGCAATGGTTGTTACAGCGGCACTGCAAATGATCTATATGGGGGTGTTTTCTCCAGGTGGCTCTATGCCGGCGGAACCATCGATTGCCGCAGCGATCGCAGTTCCTGTTGCTTTATTAGGAAACTTAAAACCAGAAGCGGCGATTGCTGTAGCAGTACCTGTGGGACTTTTAGGAAGTTATTTGTATCAATTCCGTTTCTTTATTAATACATTTTTAGGAAAGTATACTGACCGAGCAGTAGCAGAGTTAAACTCAAAAAAAATTGCGCGTTCGATCATCTGGTACCCAACGATTGCATCATTTATTTTATTCGTTCCGTTAGTGTTTTTTGCTCTTTATTTAGGTGCACCAGTGATTGCAGATATTATCAAGGCATTAGAAGGAACAGTGGTTATTCATGTATTAGAAGTAGTCGGCGGCGGGCTAGCGGCGATCGGGATTGCGACAACAGTTTATGTTATTGGACGTAAAGACTTCTTGGTCTTCTTCTTCCTAGCTTATTTCATGAGTATTGTCTTTAAATCATTAGAAATCACGATGGTGACTTATGCAATCTTCGGTGTTATTATCGCGTTAATTTTTGTTCAAGTTCAAAAAGGCAAATCCGTTGTGACAGAAAGTGCTGTTTCTAACCATTCATCTGCCGATTTTGATGATGACGACGATTACGATGACGGATTTTAG
- a CDS encoding PTS system mannose/fructose/N-acetylgalactosamine-transporter subunit IIB, whose protein sequence is MGVVNLARVDERLIHGQVMMTLSQKSGVNSIFVVDEIVAKDKFMRDLYKSAGSRTGQKTIVVTPEKAKFYWDEYNFKEYNCILIAKTVGVIYDLVKHGVPMKELNIGGIAQKNPEKDLFVTKSVYLNKEDAEKLKDMHDNYGVEDIYFQATPAATKTSLKDVLGNFDL, encoded by the coding sequence ATGGGTGTAGTAAATTTAGCACGTGTGGATGAGCGTTTGATCCATGGACAGGTAATGATGACATTATCACAAAAGAGTGGTGTTAATTCAATTTTCGTAGTGGATGAGATTGTGGCAAAAGATAAATTTATGCGGGATTTATACAAAAGTGCGGGTAGCCGCACTGGGCAAAAAACAATTGTTGTTACGCCAGAAAAAGCTAAATTTTATTGGGATGAATACAATTTCAAAGAGTATAACTGTATTTTAATTGCTAAAACCGTTGGGGTTATTTACGACTTGGTAAAACACGGGGTGCCGATGAAAGAATTAAATATCGGTGGAATTGCACAAAAAAATCCAGAGAAGGATTTATTCGTTACTAAATCAGTCTATTTAAACAAAGAAGATGCTGAAAAATTAAAAGATATGCACGATAACTACGGGGTAGAAGACATTTATTTCCAAGCAACACCCGCCGCAACAAAAACTAGTTTAAAAGACGTATTAGGAAATTTTGACTTGTAA
- a CDS encoding TetR/AcrR family transcriptional regulator: MSKIDRRILKSKQAIRVAFVNLLMERGFDEITIKDIAEQADIARKTFYLHYLDKFDLLEQLVDEHLSELRIICDQKQEKELIEGTIIWFNYFDARKDFFKALFKSNSTLSFRKKLLDFTMGELKKKIYPLSDSNKMIDQEILLKFLGIAVMGIIESFVLEEINGDTAIVAQQVGKLVQRNI; the protein is encoded by the coding sequence ATGAGTAAAATCGATCGAAGAATTCTAAAATCAAAACAAGCGATTCGGGTAGCCTTTGTAAACTTATTAATGGAACGTGGATTTGACGAAATAACGATAAAAGACATTGCTGAACAAGCAGATATTGCTAGAAAAACCTTTTACCTGCACTATCTAGATAAATTTGATCTTTTAGAACAACTTGTCGATGAGCACTTATCTGAGTTACGGATAATTTGTGATCAAAAACAAGAAAAAGAATTGATAGAAGGAACAATTATCTGGTTTAACTATTTTGATGCACGTAAAGATTTTTTTAAAGCGCTGTTTAAAAGTAACAGTACACTTTCATTTCGAAAAAAGTTACTAGATTTTACGATGGGGGAACTAAAGAAAAAAATCTACCCACTATCTGATAGCAACAAAATGATCGATCAAGAAATTCTCTTAAAATTTTTGGGAATTGCTGTGATGGGGATCATTGAATCTTTTGTTCTAGAAGAGATCAATGGTGATACAGCAATTGTAGCCCAACAAGTCGGAAAACTTGTTCAAAGAAATATATAA
- a CDS encoding alpha/beta hydrolase — protein MNVEKQTVKFDAKGLKVAGILNVPDGLDASKKYPAIVCVHPGSSCKNQTAGIYAEKLAALGYVTLVFDASYQGESEGEPRFIEEPAARVEDIRCAVDYLTTIDYVDVDRIGVLGVCAGGGYAVNAAMTERRIKAVGTVVGANIGRVNRESHGDTVGVIKALEEIGQQRTVEARGENPLIANWIPKNQEEREAAGITDIDIIEAVDYYTTPRGQHPCSPNKVRYTSFGSVIGFDAFHLVEELLTQPLQIIVGSVQGAFGSNRDGHELFARAGSEKKDLYVIEGASHYDLYDQEEPVGLAVERLEAFYRENL, from the coding sequence ATGAATGTAGAAAAACAAACTGTAAAATTTGATGCAAAAGGATTAAAGGTCGCTGGTATTTTAAATGTCCCTGATGGATTAGATGCAAGCAAGAAATATCCTGCGATTGTGTGTGTCCATCCTGGCAGTAGTTGTAAAAACCAAACTGCTGGAATTTATGCTGAAAAACTAGCAGCATTAGGCTATGTCACGCTTGTTTTTGATGCTTCGTATCAAGGAGAAAGTGAAGGAGAACCGCGTTTTATTGAAGAACCAGCAGCAAGAGTCGAAGATATTCGCTGTGCAGTTGATTATTTAACAACAATTGATTATGTGGATGTCGATCGCATTGGTGTTTTAGGTGTTTGTGCTGGTGGAGGTTACGCAGTCAATGCAGCAATGACCGAACGTCGGATCAAAGCAGTTGGAACTGTTGTAGGTGCAAATATTGGTCGTGTCAATCGTGAAAGTCATGGCGATACAGTTGGCGTAATCAAGGCATTGGAAGAGATTGGGCAACAACGGACTGTGGAAGCAAGAGGCGAAAATCCTTTGATTGCGAATTGGATTCCTAAGAATCAAGAAGAAAGAGAAGCTGCTGGAATCACAGATATTGATATAATTGAAGCAGTGGACTATTATACGACACCTCGTGGCCAACATCCTTGTTCTCCAAATAAAGTGAGATATACTAGTTTTGGTTCAGTAATTGGGTTTGATGCGTTTCATCTTGTAGAAGAATTACTGACACAACCACTGCAAATTATTGTTGGTAGTGTACAAGGTGCATTTGGCTCGAATAGAGATGGACACGAATTGTTTGCTCGTGCAGGTTCTGAGAAGAAGGATTTGTATGTGATCGAAGGTGCTAGTCATTATGATTTGTATGATCAGGAAGAACCAGTTGGTTTGGCAGTGGAGAGATTAGAGGCTTTTTATAGGGAGAATCTTTAA
- the uxuA gene encoding mannonate dehydratase: MKWGFRWYGTEGDAIPLKHIRQIPGITGIVGTLLNKLPGDIWSVEEIQTLKQSVEKEGLELLGIESIAIHDAIKAGTPERDLYIDHYIQTLRNLGKCGISLVCYSFKPIFGWAKTDLAYENEDGSLSLLFDQAVVENMQPEDMYQLIHSQSKGFRLPGWEEERLQQFQELKAMYEGVTEEKLVENLRYFLERVIPVCEDEDIKMGIHPDDPPWEIFGLPRITKNLADLKRILSLVDSPANGITFCTGSLGADPTNDLPTMIREIGDRINFVHFRNVKYLGDHRFEETAHPSVAGSLDMSALMQALVDVGYEGVIRPDHGRAIWDENAMPGYGLYDRAMGLTYIQGLYEATKANENRK; this comes from the coding sequence ATGAAATGGGGATTTAGATGGTATGGCACTGAAGGAGATGCCATTCCGTTAAAACATATCCGACAAATCCCAGGAATTACTGGAATCGTTGGAACATTATTAAATAAACTGCCAGGAGATATTTGGTCTGTAGAAGAAATCCAAACATTAAAACAATCCGTTGAAAAAGAAGGGTTAGAATTACTAGGAATTGAAAGCATAGCTATTCATGATGCGATTAAAGCTGGTACACCTGAGCGGGATTTGTATATCGATCATTATATTCAAACATTACGTAATCTAGGAAAATGCGGGATTTCGTTAGTTTGTTACAGTTTTAAGCCTATTTTTGGTTGGGCCAAAACGGATTTGGCTTACGAAAATGAAGATGGCAGTTTATCTTTACTTTTTGACCAAGCTGTTGTGGAAAATATGCAACCAGAAGATATGTATCAATTGATTCATAGCCAATCGAAGGGCTTTCGTTTACCTGGTTGGGAAGAAGAACGGCTGCAACAATTTCAAGAATTAAAAGCGATGTACGAAGGGGTCACAGAAGAAAAATTAGTTGAAAATCTACGCTATTTCTTAGAAAGAGTAATTCCCGTTTGTGAAGATGAAGATATCAAAATGGGGATCCATCCCGACGATCCACCTTGGGAAATCTTTGGTTTACCAAGAATTACCAAGAACTTAGCCGATTTGAAACGAATTTTATCTTTAGTCGATTCACCAGCAAACGGCATCACTTTTTGTACAGGATCTCTTGGTGCAGATCCAACCAATGATTTGCCTACCATGATTCGTGAAATAGGTGACAGAATTAATTTTGTTCATTTTCGGAATGTAAAATATTTAGGAGATCATCGATTTGAAGAAACAGCTCATCCAAGTGTTGCAGGTTCTTTAGATATGTCCGCCCTGATGCAGGCTTTAGTTGATGTAGGGTACGAAGGGGTGATTCGTCCAGACCACGGTCGCGCAATCTGGGATGAGAATGCGATGCCAGGTTATGGTTTATATGATCGAGCAATGGGCTTAACGTATATTCAAGGGCTTTATGAAGCAACCAAAGCAAATGAAAATAGGAAGTGA
- a CDS encoding PTS system mannose/fructose/sorbose family transporter subunit IID has product MTETTEKMVPKTTALAPEEITNKDVTKAYLRWHFANEIPHSFERYLAPSLLYAMMPLLKKLYKDDEQLKAAYMRQLLFFNTQLSWGGGVITGLMASMEQERAKEEYEKREIMMQDDLMYNTKAGLMGALAGIGDAIDSGTVQYIFIAIAVPWAQQGSALGAIFPFIAFALYQVLLGVFFARSSFKMGRNATGLMQSAGIQKAIEMLSVLGLFMMGILAGNYVKVSSTLQFKLSGREFVVQEILDQIVPGLLPLAVVMGVYWFYTKKGLKVTQALLWLTGILIVLAAVGIL; this is encoded by the coding sequence ATGACGGAAACAACAGAAAAAATGGTCCCGAAAACAACGGCTTTGGCACCAGAAGAAATTACAAATAAAGATGTAACAAAAGCTTATCTTCGTTGGCATTTTGCCAATGAAATTCCACATTCATTTGAACGTTATTTGGCACCATCATTGCTTTACGCAATGATGCCACTTTTGAAAAAGCTATACAAAGATGATGAACAATTAAAAGCGGCTTACATGCGTCAGCTACTTTTCTTCAATACGCAGTTAAGTTGGGGCGGTGGTGTCATTACAGGGTTGATGGCGTCAATGGAACAAGAACGTGCTAAAGAAGAATATGAAAAACGCGAAATCATGATGCAAGATGATTTAATGTATAACACCAAAGCTGGTTTGATGGGCGCTTTGGCGGGGATTGGAGATGCGATCGACTCTGGAACTGTGCAATATATTTTCATCGCCATTGCGGTTCCGTGGGCACAACAAGGAAGTGCATTAGGGGCGATATTTCCATTTATCGCATTCGCTTTATATCAAGTGTTATTAGGTGTTTTCTTTGCCAGATCATCTTTTAAAATGGGTCGAAATGCAACGGGTTTAATGCAAAGTGCAGGGATTCAAAAGGCAATTGAAATGTTGTCTGTTCTCGGTCTGTTTATGATGGGGATTTTGGCTGGAAACTATGTCAAAGTTTCTTCAACATTACAATTTAAGCTTTCTGGGCGTGAATTCGTTGTTCAAGAGATTTTGGATCAAATTGTACCAGGACTATTACCATTAGCAGTTGTGATGGGGGTGTATTGGTTCTATACGAAAAAAGGTCTAAAAGTAACGCAAGCATTATTGTGGCTCACAGGTATTTTAATTGTTTTGGCCGCAGTTGGTATTTTATAA
- a CDS encoding PTS sugar transporter subunit IIA — MLGIVIATHGALSDGAKDAATVIMGATENIETVNLNSGDDVQALGEQIKKAIETVNQNAGVLVLVDLLSASPYNQAVLVINELEPNTQKDIYVVSGTNLPMVLEAINHQILRTPIAEAAQAVVAQGKESVQAWDISMITTEIDDDEDDF, encoded by the coding sequence ATGCTAGGAATTGTGATTGCGACACATGGCGCACTAAGCGATGGAGCAAAAGATGCTGCTACAGTTATCATGGGAGCAACAGAAAATATTGAAACAGTAAATTTAAATAGTGGAGATGATGTACAAGCATTAGGTGAGCAAATCAAAAAAGCGATTGAAACAGTGAATCAAAATGCTGGTGTGCTGGTCTTAGTTGATTTACTGAGTGCGAGTCCATACAATCAAGCTGTTTTAGTCATTAATGAATTAGAACCAAATACTCAAAAAGATATTTATGTCGTTAGCGGCACGAATTTACCAATGGTTTTAGAAGCTATTAATCATCAAATATTGAGGACACCTATCGCTGAAGCAGCTCAAGCTGTTGTAGCACAAGGAAAAGAGAGTGTACAAGCGTGGGATATATCCATGATAACAACTGAAATTGATGATGATGAGGATGATTTTTAA